The genomic region GGCCGCACGATCGGGCAGAAGATGGGCGAGCAGATGGGGCAGAACCTCGTTCCGGACAACCGCACCGGCGCGGGCGGCACGGTCGGCCTCGCGCTCGTCGCCAAGTCGCCGCCCGACGGCTACACGGTCATGGTGAGCTCGCCGACGATCGCGCTGTCGCCGCTGCTCTATTCGAATCTTCCCTACGACGTGATGCGGGACTTCGCGCCCGTCGCGCGGCTGGCATCGATCGAGAACGTGCTGCTCGTGCACCCTTCGGTGCCGGCGAAGACGCTGAAGGAGTTCATCGCGCTCGCGCGCGCGCAGCCGGGCAAGCTCAACTACGGCTCCGGCGGTCCGGGCACGACCAACCATCTCGCCAACGAGCTCCTGAAGAGCCTGGAGAAGATCGACATGGTTCACGTGCCTTACAAAGGCGCGACGCTCGCGACGACCGCGCTCATGGGCGGCGAAGTGGACGAAGTGATCGTGTCGGTCGCGTCGGTGCTGCCGCTCATCAAGGCGGGCCGCGTGAAGCCGCTCGCCGTGCTGTCGGAGAAGCGCGTCAAGACGCTGCCGCACGTGCCGACCTCGACCGAGGCGGGCCTGCCCAACTTCAAGATGTCGATCTGGTACGGCATGTTCGCGCCGGCCGGCATGCCGAAAGAGATCGTGCAGCGCCTGTATCGCGAAGCGGTGAAAGCGTACGAGGATCCGGCGCTCCTGAAGCACATGGCCGCGGCCGGCATGGATCCGTGGCTGGGCACGCCCGAGCAGATGGGCGCGCTGCTGAAGAACGAGATGGCCCGCTATTCGAAGATCATCCAGGCGGCGGGCATCAGGAAAGACGCGCTGTAACGCGATGCTCCGGAATCTGCTCCGCGGCGCGTTCCGGCGCCGCGAGCCCGGTGCGCAGGAGCGTTACGACCGCGCAGTCCGGCTGGAGCAGCAGAAGCGACTGACCGAAGCGGTCCGGCAATACACCGCCGTGCTCGCTCTCGGCGCCGAAAGCGCGGCGGTGCATGCGCAGCTTGCGAATTGCTACGCGCGCCTCGGGCGCGGCGCCGAGGCGGTCCCGCATTACCGTCGCGCGGCCGAGCTCGATCCGCGGGCGGGCTACGTCGAGCACAGCGTGCTCGGCGCGCTCAACTTCGTCCCGGACATCACGCCAGAGGCAGTGTTCGAAGCGCATCGGGCATGGGGAGAGCGGCTCATGGCGAGCGTGCGGCCCGTGTTGCAGCACAGCCGTTCGAACGAGCGCATACGCGTGGGCTACGTCTCGCCCGACCTGAGACGGCATCCGGTGACATATCTCTTCGCGCCGGTGCTGGAGCACCACGACCGCGCGCGCTTCGAGATCTACTGCTACGACCCGGTGGGCGATGGGGACGCGGTGACCGTGCGGCTCAAGCGCGCGAGCGAGCACTGGCGTGAGGTCGCCGGGCGATCGGACGAGGCGATCGCGGAGACTGTGAACGACGACCGTATCGACATCCTCGTCGACCTGGCAGGCCATACCACGCACTCACGGTTGCGCGCGTTCGCGATGAAGCCGGCGCCGGTGCAGGTGAGCTGGCTCGGCTATTTCAATACGACAGGGCTGCCGACGATGGATTACTTCATCAGCGATCCGCACTCGTCGCCCGAAGGGCAGCAGCGGTGGTTCAGCGAGAGTCTGTGGCGGCTGCCGCACACGCGCTTTCCGTACGAGCCGCCCGCGTTCGCGCCCGAGGTCGGGCGGCTTCCGGCGCGCGCCAGGGGCGGCGTCACGTTCGGCTGCTTCAACAACCTCTCGAAAGTGAACGATCGCGTCATCGCGCTGTGGGCGCGCGTGCTCGACGCGGTGCCGGGAAGCCGTGTGAAGATCGTCGCGATCGGCCTGCACGACGAGGGTAATCGCGAATACTGGCGCGAGCGATTCGCGAGTCGCGGCATCGCGCCGGACCGTGTCGAGCTCTCGCCGTTCCTGCCGCACGAGGCGCTGCTCGCCGCGTACGGCGAGGTCGACATCGCGCTCGACCCGTTTCCGTTCGCGGGCGGGCTGACGAGCCTCGAAGCGCTCTACATGGGCGTGCCGGTGGTCACGCTGGAGGCGCCGATGCTGCCGGGCCGTCAGACGATCTCGTTCCTGCGCAATGTGGGGCTGGAGACGCTCGTCGCGGCGGACGAGGAGGCGTACGTCGCCGCGGCAGTGCAGCTTGCAGACGATCTCGACGCGCTCGCCGCGCTGCGTGCCTCGCTGCGCGAGCGGATGCGCGCGTCGCCGCTGATGGATTACGCCGCCTTCACGCGCGACTTAGAGAAAGCGTACGAGCAGATGCTGGACGTCGTTCCCGACCCGCGATAGCGGAAGGGATCGGGAATCCATTTTGACGTTCAGTCGAGTCGTATGTTCGCCGCCTTGATCACCTTCGCCCAGCGCCCCGACTCTTCGCGCATGTAGCGCGTGAGCTCTTCGGGCGAAGATGGCGACGGCTCGGCGCCGGCGCCCATCAGGCGCTGATGCACGTCGGGCGCGGCGAGCGCTTTGGCGACCGCGCCGTTCAACTGCGTCACGATCTCCTTCCTCATGCCTTTCGGGCCGAAGAGGCCGTACCACGTGGTGTATTCGTAGCCGGGGACGCCCGCTTCGGCGATCGTCGGCACGTCGGGCAGCGCGGGCGAGCGCTTGCCGCTGCCGATCGCGAGCATCTTCACGCGGCCGTTCTTCCAGTGGCCGAGCACCGTCGGGATGCTCGAGAACTGCAGCTGCACGTTGCCGGCGATCAGATCGTTCATCGCGGGACCGCCGCCTTTGTACGCGACGTGCACGATGTCGATCTTCGCCATGTACTTGAGCATCTCGCCGCCGAGATGGTTGGGCGTGCCGATGCCGCTGGAGGCGACGTTGAGCTTGCCGGGATTGGCGCGCGCGTAGGCGATCAGCTCCTTCACGTTGTTCGCCGGCAGCGACGGCGTGGCGACGAGCGCCTGCGGATTGACGTTGGTGCGGCTGATCGGCGAGAAATCGCGAAACGCGTCGTAGGGGAGCTTGGCTTGCAGCAGCGGGTTGATGACCATCCCCGAGGACGTGCCGAGCAGCAGCGTGTATCCGTCCGACGGCGCCTGCGCGACGATCATCGTCGCGAGCACCCCGCCCGCGCCGCCGCGGTTGTCGACGACCACCGGCTGCCCGAGTATCTCGGAGATCTTCTGCGCCACCGGGCGCCCGACGAAGTCGGTGGTCCCGCCCGGCGGGTAGGTGATGACGAAGCGGATCGGGTGAGTCGGGAAAGCCTGTCCTGAGCCTGTCGAAGGGCTCTGGGCCGCCGCGAGCGTCGCGGCGCAGCCGAGCGCGGCCGCAACGGCCGTGGTGACGCGTTTCATGTTGCCTCCTCGTGTTGTTATCGCAGCAGGTCGACGATTTCGTCGATGTCGTCGATCTCTTCCAGCCGTTGCAGTGCTTCAAAAGCTTGCCGGGGGTCTGACCCCGTTTTATCGGGGTCAGACCCCGGTTTGTACGCGCAATCCATGAACTTCACGCGCAGATCGTCCCACGACAATTCGCGTGCGGGCGAGCCCGGCGCCTTGTCGACGCGGATCGTCTCGCTGCGGCCGTCGCGCAGCTTCACCTCGACCTGCACGAAGCCGCGGCTGCCCGAGCTCCTCTTGTCGAAATCGGGATCGTCGCCGCGCGACGAAGCATCCTCGCGCGCGTCGATGCGATCGTACAGGGCCGCGATCTCCGGACGGTTGACCGCCTCGTCGGTGAACGTCGCGATGGCGTACCCGCCGTCGAGCGCGCCGGCCGCGAGCGCGTACTGCAGGCTGAACTTGCTTTCGAGCCCGGTCGTGGGGCGCGGATAGGTGAGCACCTGCATGCCGCCCGGCGGCATGCGGCAGACGATCTTCTCGACGTCCTGCGCTTCGAAGCCGAGCTTGGCGCGCAGCGCCAGCAGCCCGTCCATCGCGCGATGGCACGCATAGCAGCACGGAAATTTTTTCAGCGCGAGCCCCGGATCGCAGATGACGAACGGACGGCCCAGGCGCTCGGCGGTGAGATCGGCGTCGGACTCGGCGACCCCGAGCGTCGAATAGAGGCCGGACTTGGCTTCGAGGATATCGTCGGCGGCGGTGAAGCCGCACGACGCGAGGCGCCATGCGGTGAGCGCGCTGCGCGCGGCGATCCCGGTGTGCAGAGGCTTGGTCATCGTGCCGAAGTTGCGGCGCAGGCCGCTCGCCATCGACGCGGCGATGCCGAAAGCGATGCGCGAGGTCTCGACGTCCGCGCGGTGGATTTTCAGCAGGGCAGCCAGCCCGGAGAAGAGCGCGAGCGAGCCGGTCGCGTGGTAGCCGCGGTGGTAGTGGCCGACGGTCATGCCGAGGCCGATCTTGCCGCCGATTTCGATGCCGATGACGTAGGCTTCGAGGAAGTCGCGGCCGCTGACGCGCCTGCCGTCGAGGCTCGCGAGCGCCGCGGCGAGGATCACCGCCGACGGATGCGCCGGCATCATCGACAGCACGTCGTCGTAATCGAGGGCGTGGCCGAAGGTGCCGTTGACCAGCGCCGCGGTTTCGGGCGAAGCGGTCGTCCCGGTGCCGAGGATGGGAACGTCGCCCGGCGCGCGCGACGCGGCGACGTAGCGCTCGAGCGGTTCGGTGACTTCGGATTTCGCGCCGGACAGGATCGCCGCAAACGTGTCGGCGATCGCCTTCTTCGCCTTGGGAATTGCGTCGGGAGGTAGTGCGGCGAGCGTCGTCTCGTGGATGAACGCGGCGACGCGTGCGGTGGCGGACATCAGCGACTCCGATGGTCGGGCATCGCCCGATTATCGCATCGCGAAAGTCCGCGAGCGCCGGCGCTTATGCACCGACGCTGGTAGAGCGCTGCGCTTTAGCGCTTGCCGGTCGCTGCGCCGGTCGGATCGATGATCGCGCCGCCGGCGGGTCCTGCACCGTCGCGCGACATGCCGGGCGGCGTGTTGCCG from Burkholderiales bacterium harbors:
- a CDS encoding tetratricopeptide repeat protein, translated to MLRNLLRGAFRRREPGAQERYDRAVRLEQQKRLTEAVRQYTAVLALGAESAAVHAQLANCYARLGRGAEAVPHYRRAAELDPRAGYVEHSVLGALNFVPDITPEAVFEAHRAWGERLMASVRPVLQHSRSNERIRVGYVSPDLRRHPVTYLFAPVLEHHDRARFEIYCYDPVGDGDAVTVRLKRASEHWREVAGRSDEAIAETVNDDRIDILVDLAGHTTHSRLRAFAMKPAPVQVSWLGYFNTTGLPTMDYFISDPHSSPEGQQRWFSESLWRLPHTRFPYEPPAFAPEVGRLPARARGGVTFGCFNNLSKVNDRVIALWARVLDAVPGSRVKIVAIGLHDEGNREYWRERFASRGIAPDRVELSPFLPHEALLAAYGEVDIALDPFPFAGGLTSLEALYMGVPVVTLEAPMLPGRQTISFLRNVGLETLVAADEEAYVAAAVQLADDLDALAALRASLRERMRASPLMDYAAFTRDLEKAYEQMLDVVPDPR
- a CDS encoding MmgE/PrpD family protein, translated to MSATARVAAFIHETTLAALPPDAIPKAKKAIADTFAAILSGAKSEVTEPLERYVAASRAPGDVPILGTGTTASPETAALVNGTFGHALDYDDVLSMMPAHPSAVILAAALASLDGRRVSGRDFLEAYVIGIEIGGKIGLGMTVGHYHRGYHATGSLALFSGLAALLKIHRADVETSRIAFGIAASMASGLRRNFGTMTKPLHTGIAARSALTAWRLASCGFTAADDILEAKSGLYSTLGVAESDADLTAERLGRPFVICDPGLALKKFPCCYACHRAMDGLLALRAKLGFEAQDVEKIVCRMPPGGMQVLTYPRPTTGLESKFSLQYALAAGALDGGYAIATFTDEAVNRPEIAALYDRIDAREDASSRGDDPDFDKRSSGSRGFVQVEVKLRDGRSETIRVDKAPGSPARELSWDDLRVKFMDCAYKPGSDPDKTGSDPRQAFEALQRLEEIDDIDEIVDLLR
- a CDS encoding tripartite tricarboxylate transporter substrate binding protein, with protein sequence MKRVTTAVAAALGCAATLAAAQSPSTGSGQAFPTHPIRFVITYPPGGTTDFVGRPVAQKISEILGQPVVVDNRGGAGGVLATMIVAQAPSDGYTLLLGTSSGMVINPLLQAKLPYDAFRDFSPISRTNVNPQALVATPSLPANNVKELIAYARANPGKLNVASSGIGTPNHLGGEMLKYMAKIDIVHVAYKGGGPAMNDLIAGNVQLQFSSIPTVLGHWKNGRVKMLAIGSGKRSPALPDVPTIAEAGVPGYEYTTWYGLFGPKGMRKEIVTQLNGAVAKALAAPDVHQRLMGAGAEPSPSSPEELTRYMREESGRWAKVIKAANIRLD
- a CDS encoding tripartite tricarboxylate transporter substrate binding protein; translation: MSIKKIFAAAALAAAAACAHAQSYPSKPIRLILPFPPGAPSDLVGRTIGQKMGEQMGQNLVPDNRTGAGGTVGLALVAKSPPDGYTVMVSSPTIALSPLLYSNLPYDVMRDFAPVARLASIENVLLVHPSVPAKTLKEFIALARAQPGKLNYGSGGPGTTNHLANELLKSLEKIDMVHVPYKGATLATTALMGGEVDEVIVSVASVLPLIKAGRVKPLAVLSEKRVKTLPHVPTSTEAGLPNFKMSIWYGMFAPAGMPKEIVQRLYREAVKAYEDPALLKHMAAAGMDPWLGTPEQMGALLKNEMARYSKIIQAAGIRKDAL